ataagacatcatccttccatgtGAGATATTAAATGGGGAGATGCCACTTGTCTCTCACATCAACCATTTATATCTTATATATAATTCATATTTCTTATCAAAGAAGTGAAAGTGAAATTATGGATGATATTGATCTTACCTTGTGAATTGAACTCCGAAATTGTGCCCaagatatcttctttaaggaaagACCAACACTTCATAAAGAAAATAACGGGAAATCCATCCAGGCCAGGTGCCTTTACCGCTTCCAAGTCATTGATAGCTTCGAAGACTTCTTCctcaaaaatatattttcaaCTACAGTGGCTTCATCTTCAGAAATACAGGAAGTTAAGATCCTCCTTGAACCAATTATGAGAAATGATAAACGATATTAAACTTAATCTTCTCATTGCCATAGTTAGGATTCCGTCCATCATAATGTGTCTGAATCtgttaattcttcttctattgaatGCAAAaccatgaaattaaaaaaaatgtttccCCCCCTCTTTGAGCTACTAAACCCTTGAATTATGCCTTTCAATCATCGATGTTACTTGCTCAAACTCAACCTTGGCATTTAACCTCAAAGACTTATGTTCGTTATTAGACCTTTGCATTTCTTCCAATCTGCCCACAAAATCAATATCATGAAGTAATTTTCGTTTCTTTAAACTTAGATTGCCCAATACCTCTTTATTCCATCTattcaattatttttttcaaagCCTCTAATTTAAACCAGAATGTTGAACTAGGAACACCAGAGAAGGAGTAGTTATTCCATCACTACTGAACTTTATCAATAAATTTTGTATCAAGAAACCACAAATACTTTAAATACGATGGGAGCAAGGCCCTAGGTAACGTCAACAGTGTTAAGTAGCAATGGCAAATGATCTGAAATAGGTCTTGAGTGACCAACTTCAGTAACCATGTGAAAATTTTGTTCAAAAACCGAAAAAATAGAAAATCTACTAAGTCGACAAAAAATTGGGTTGTTTTCTCCATTGGTCCACGTGAATCTAGCACCCTTAAATGGTAAATCCATTGGTTCACCAAAGTTAAACATACTCTTGGATGTTCACCaacgatttttcttttcttcaataCATTTTACGACACTAGAATCTCCCCTTAAAACCCATGCAAGCGAGGACCACATTCTCTTCACGGCTGACAATCCCTCccatatatctcaagttataaaATTATAGATGTTCATGTTACAAGTGATTGAATACGTTGACTTTTGTAAGGCCGAGTACAAAAAAGTTAATTATGCTAGACCCAAACCAACTAAATTATCCTCAGATTATAACATGATACAATATTCATGTTACAAGTTATTGAATACGCTAATTTTTGCGAGGGTATCTACCAAAAATCTCATTATACTAAACTCAAAATAACCAGACAACTAAATTATCCCAATGTTATAAAATGATAGATGTCGATGTTACAAATGACTGGATACGCTAATTTTTATCAGGACAATGTTCATTCTGCTAAATCTGGAACCACGCCACCAACCAAATTGTCCCAAATTATAACACGATAGATGTTCATATCACAATGATTAAATACGTTAAAATGATACATCCCCGTTTGAAGAAAATAGACTGATTTCATGTACATATTAGGACAAATGCCAAAAAGCTCATTCCGCAGGACCAGGACCAACCAGATTATCCCAAGATTATAAACCAAACGAGAATGATAGATACCCGGATTTGGTGCACACCGAGCACTAATAGCAGTGGCCCCTGCTAACTCCAGATGTAAAGGACCCCACCATCCCTTTTAGAGCTCGGTGCAAACCGAAGTAGAAAACTTAGGTGCATCTATCACACCAAAACATATTGGCGATGTGCGGACACTACTGagaaagaaatgaaatgaaaggaaagaaaagaaaaaaccaagtcAGCTTTggctttctttctctctctaatAATTGTGGGCCACCTCAGACAGAGCTTCCTCGTTCTCGACAAAACCCtaatcttttctttcttttttcataTAATCCCCCTCTCGGAggaaaaaaaatccctaaaaaaaattcaaagaaaagaaaaaaaaaaaagaatccccAAATGAATAAAACCCTAGAACTCAGATCTATCTGTTGATTCAGAATCATATCTCAGGTTCGGTCTCAGATCTTAATTCTTCAGGTTCCGATCttgatcttgttctttcttcctcctttttttcaggatttttttttagattttcttttcggGATTTTTGTTATGATACTTGCAGATCTGTGTATTTTAAGAAATGTCTGATGTATTAAAAGACGATTCGATTGAAATCAGAGATGTATGGAGTGATAATCTGGAATCTGAGTTTGAATATATTCGTAAAATAGTTGATGATTTTCCATATATAGCTATGGATACTGAGTTTCCAGGGATTGTTTTGCGTCCAGTTGGTAATTTCAAAACTAGTTCTGAATATCATTATCAAACACTTAAAGCAAATGTTGATATGTTGAAATTGATTCAATTAGGGCTTACTTTTTCTGATGAAGATGGGAATTTACCAACAGGGAACGATAATAAGTACTGTGTTTGGCAATTCAATTTTAAGGAGTTTAATGTGAATGATGATGTGTTTGCTCAAGATTCCATTGAATTGTTGCGGCAATGTGGGATTGATTTTGGTAAGAATAGTGAAAAGGGGATTGATGCTCTTCGTTTCAGTGAGTTGTTGATGACATCTGGGGTTGTGTTGAATGATAATGTTCATTGGGTTACGTTTCACAGTGGTTATGATTTCGGGTACTTGTTGAAGCTGCTTACTTGTAGGACATTGCCTGATTCACAGACTGAGTTTTTCGAGCTTATCAAAGTGTTTTTCCCAGAGATTTATGATATCAAACATTTGATGAAGTACTGTAACAGCCTTCACGGTGGGTTGAACAAGCTTGCGGAATTGCTTCGTGTGGAAAGAGTTGGGGTTTGTCATCAAGCTGGTTCTGATAGTTTGCTCACTGCTTGTACATTCAGGAAACTGAAACAGCAATACTTTAGTGGATCAACTGAGAAATACTCAGGTGTGTTGTATGGTCTTGGTGTTGAAAATGGCCAAAATACTAATTGAAAGAAAAAAGTTCAGAATTattaaataaaaggaaaaaaaaaacgttttGGTTGATTAGATTTTTGGTGTTGTTTGTGATGGCTTATATTCTGCGTATTTGTTTTTGGCGAATTGGTtggttttttagtttttctttttctcttctgttTAGTAATGTTTGCTCTTGATGAATATGCCAGTCTATTgccttgatttacaagtattctGCTCTGCTCATAATTCATTGTTCATTGTAGTTTTACTGTATATACCTAGGTTAGTGCAATTGCTAAGTACCAGGCACAGCTCATTCATTTTGGATTAAGCCTTGCCCTCCTGCTCCTAGGCTGAACGTTGGTCGAATTTACAAGTATTCTGCACTGCTCATGGTTCATTGTTTAATGAAGTGTTTACTGTATAATAACTAGGTTTGTACAATTGCTAAGCACCAGGCGCAGCTCATTCATTTTGGATTAAACCCTGCCCTCCTGCTCCTAGGCTGAATGTTGGTCGAATTTACAAGTATTCTGCACTGCTCGTAGTTCATTGTTTACTGTATAATAACTAGGTTTGTGCAATTGGTAAGTACCAGGCGCAGCTCATTCATTTTGGATTAAACCTTGCCCTCCTGCTCCTAGGCTGAATATTGGTCGAATTTACAAGCATTCTGCACTGCTCATAATTCATTGTTTACTGTATAACTAGGTTTGCGCAATTGCTACGCACCAGGCACAGCTCATTCATTTTGGATTAGACCCTGCCCTCCTGCTCCTAGGCTGAATGTTGCTCTTTAATTTACAAGTATTCTGCACTGCTCATAATTGATTGTTTACTGTAGTGTTTACTGTATAATAACTAGGTTTGTGCAATTGCTAAGTACCAGGCGCAGCTCATTCATTTTGGATTAAACCTTGCCCTCCTGCTCCTAGGCTGAATGTTGGTCAAATTTATAAGCATTCTGCACTTCTCATAATTCATTGTTTACTGTATAACTAGGTTTGCGCAATTGCTACGCACCAGGCACAGCTCATTCATTTTGGATTAAACCCTGCCCTCCTGCTCCTAGGCTGAATGTTGCTCTTTAATTTATAAGTATTCTGCATTGCTCATAATTCATTGTTTACTGCATAATAACTAGGTTTGTGCAATTGCTAAGTACCAGGCGCAGCTCATTCATTTTGGATTAAACCTTGCCCTCCTGCTCCTAGGCTGAACGTTGGTCGAATTTACAAGCATTCTGCACTTCTCATAATTCATTGTTTGTATAACTAGGTTTGTGCAAATGCTACGCACCAGGCGCAGCTCATTCATTTTGGATTAAACCCTGCCCTCCTGCTCCTAGGCTGAATGTTGCTCTTTAATTTACGAGTATTGTGCACTGCTCATAATTCATTGATTACCGTATAACTAGGTTTGTACAATTGCTAGGCACCAGGCTCATTCATTTTGGATTAAACCCTGCCCTCCTGCTCCTAGGCTGAATGTTGGTCGAGTCTCCACTGGGAATAACCATGCAGTAATGACACTAACTTATTTTTGCTAAATCTAAATTCTAAACTTTAAGCTGTGTAACGACATAAAAAAGCACAGTGAAACCAATAATGGCTACATCCAGCTGTGTCATATTGCTGCTTCCATATATTTAGTTGGTCATCTTCCTTTCCTGATGACTTGGTCCCATCTTCCATATGAAGGTTCCTGCATCTTCAAGCCTCTGTCTACTACTAGAGATCAAACAAGTGAGACAACAATATTTAGTGAACGAGGATAGAGGATCAAGAAACCGTCAGTAAATGATCCAAATAAAGTTGATGAATTTtcagaaaagaaatacaaacatacCATAGATTAGAACCCTATGAATTGGCTAATACATGTGATGGAAGAGAGTCCTTTCTGTATTTTGGAGCAGAAATTGATGTTTGTGGTGTGAGAACATAAAATCAGCCTTTCCAGCATTCCTTAGAAAAAAGTAATATTATACTTTTCAATCGTTTCAATCATTCAAGAAGTTTTTAAACCTGGCGTTATAGGGGCcatcccaaaggatttaggggccatcaatttatacccagtcaaagactctagttaaggggtaccctatatgatattgaagttacataaatgcccttctggtaaaactgtataaaaaccaaatcaaaaacaattctactcatatcaactcttgttcttccagtttcatattatcttccgattgtggaagaaaaaaaaaatttcctcgttcaaccgaaacatcgccgcgaatcgtaaaatcaaaacatcgtcgattcgataataaaacaatggataagagaaatgaaacccacggacctagaaccaaaaatgttgctcggagtatcgatccaaacattggaattttagcaagaaataaagaaattcttgctgcaaatgaagaagaacgcgaagaacgcgaagaacaagtacccggcaatgtagtcggtggtggcgattccgagactcaaacacttcgtcaacttcaaatggccccaattaggtaagaatctatcatttttggggtttatttcgctttaattcgtcgaatcgagaaaaaaaatttctagggttttcggttatttatccagattcggacgatatgcatgctcatttacttccgaatgtagtcgtgttcttcatttttcaagaacatcgacagtattcgggagaaagatttgatgattatctgccgaatattggtggccatatcttcctggatacaaactgctaataatcggtagtttaatgaattttttggctaccgaatatatttaagtagacacaaagtattcggaagaacactcactaccgaatgtatatattgaaaaaatctcaaaatttatgatataggaaaaatcccattttggggccagtatttattcggaagacaatataatgttttatacctccgattgtgtaggataaaattttagagtttctgaactccagttgatgaatattcggttgtaaacgtgtttagttatattccgattgttttgcattcggaaaaaatatgtgtctttttacttccgaatttgtacattcgggttatagaggtgcactttttcttccgattgtgtaggatgaaaaatttacagcttccgaactccaattgatgtatattcggttgcaaatatgtttagttagcttccgattgttttgtattcgggaaaaatatgtgtcttcttatgtccgaatgtgtacattcgggttatatttccatactttgtcttccgattgtatagtttgtaaatattgttcctttctttgttgtttagacaaagtcgagaagggaggaagaaagtgacagctagtgctaggagggaaaggagtgccaaagataattcaggtgctcaacaaa
This DNA window, taken from Papaver somniferum cultivar HN1 chromosome 3, ASM357369v1, whole genome shotgun sequence, encodes the following:
- the LOC113355949 gene encoding probable CCR4-associated factor 1 homolog 7; the protein is MSDVLKDDSIEIRDVWSDNLESEFEYIRKIVDDFPYIAMDTEFPGIVLRPVGNFKTSSEYHYQTLKANVDMLKLIQLGLTFSDEDGNLPTGNDNKYCVWQFNFKEFNVNDDVFAQDSIELLRQCGIDFGKNSEKGIDALRFSELLMTSGVVLNDNVHWVTFHSGYDFGYLLKLLTCRTLPDSQTEFFELIKVFFPEIYDIKHLMKYCNSLHGGLNKLAELLRVERVGVCHQAGSDSLLTACTFRKLKQQYFSGSTEKYSGVLYGLGVENGQNTN